The window CCTGCATCCTGGACATCGCCCTGCCCGGCCTGGACGGCACCGAGATCTGCCGCCGGTTGCGTGCCGACGGCGACTGGACGCCGGTGATCTTCCTGACCGCGCGCGACGACGAGGTGGACCGGATCCTCGGGTTGGAGCTGGGCGGCGACGACTACGTGACGAAACCGTTCAGTCCGCGTGAGCTGGTGACCCGGGTCAAGGCGCTGCTGCGGCGCGCGGCGGTCGCCGGGGAGACCGATCGGGTGCGAACCCTCGGCCCCCTCACCCTCGACCCGGGCCGCCGGGCCGTCACCGTGGACGGCGCCCCGCTGGTTCTGACGGCCACCGAGTTCGACCTGCTCGCCCACCTGCTGGGCCGCCCGGGTCGGGTGTTCACCCGGGAGGAGCTGCTGGCCGCGGTGTGGGGCTACGCGTCGCATGCCGGTACCCGTACGGTCGACGTGCACGTGGCGCAGGTGCGGGCCAAGCTCGGCCCGTCCGCCGGTCTGATCCGGACCGTCCGCGGGGTCGGGTACACCGCCGATGCGTGACTTCTTCCGGACCCTGACCGGCCGGGCCGTGCTCGTCACCGCCGCGACCGCGGTGGTCGCCGTGATCGTGACCGCCCTGGTCGCCGTGCCGATCGCGATCCGCTCGGTGAACACCCAGATCCGCGCCGAGCTGATGGACAAGACGGTCCTCGCGGTCGAGTCGCTGACCGACGAGCGGCCGGCCGCCCGCAAGCGGATCACCGACCGGCTACGCGCGCAGGACATCGAGATCTACCTGATCAGAAACGGTCGGATCGATCGGGAGGGGCTGCCGCCCCGGGTGGTCCGCCGGGTTCTCGACGGGGAGACCGTCGACATCCGCGGCCCGGTCGGCGGTCGGCCCTCGTTCATCGCCGGCCGCCCGCTCCCGGGTGCCGCCGCCGGGGTGATCCTCACCCGCCGGGTCGCCTCCGGCGTCGCGCTGCGGGTGCTCAGCGGTGTCTGGGTGGCGCTGGTGGCCGGTCTGCTCGGCGGGGTGCTGGCCGGAGCCCTGCTGGCCCGGTTCGTGGTCCGGCCGATCGGACTGGCCGCGGCCGCCGCCGGCCGGCTCTCCGCCGGGGACCGCTCGGTGCGGATCGCCCGCGCCGGTCCGGCCGAGGCGGTCCGGCTCGCCGACGCGTTCAACCAGTTGGCGTCCGCCCTGCAGACGAGCGAGGGCCGGGAACGCGACTTCCTGCTGTCGGTGTCACACGAACTGCGGACTCCACTCGCGACGATCCGTGGCTACGCCGAGGCGCTGGCCGACGGGGTGATCACCGGAGACGACACGACCGCCGCCGGATCGACGGTCCTGGCCGAGGCACAGCGCCTGGACCGGCTCATCTCCGACCTGCTGGTGCTCTCCCGTCTGGAGGCCGCCGACCTGCCGCTCGACGTCACCGACGTGGAGTTGGGCGACCTGGTCCGGCAGGCCGGTCAGGCGTGGGCCGCGCGATGCGCCGACGGCGGCCCGACGCTGACCGTGGAGATCCCCGACATGCCGGTCGTCGTCGGCACCGACCCGGGCCGGATCCGGCAGGTCCTCGACGGCCTGTGCGAGAACGCGCTGCGGGTGGTCCCGGCCGGCGCGCCACTGGTCCTGGCGGTCCGACCCGGCGATCAGGGCGGCATCATCGAGGTACGCGACGGCGGCCCCGGCTTCACCGACGACGACTTGGCCGTGGCCTTCGAACGGGGCGAACTGAACCGCCGTTACCGGGGTGTCCGCAAGGTCGGCAGCGGCTTGGGTCTGGCCCTGGCGGCCCGCCTGGTGACCCGTCTGGGCGGCCGGATAACCGCGGCTCACGCCCCCGAGGGTGGGGCGATGTTCCGGGTGGAGCTGCCCTACCGTCCGGCCGGCTCCAGCCCATCCCCACCGCCGTAGCCTCGGGCCTCGCCGATGCGGCCCGGATGGTGGGTTCGTCATCGTGGCGGTGGTCGACCTCGGCTCGCGGGGTTCTTACCGAACTCGAACATCTGCCTGATACGGCCCGATCGCGTCATGTCGAACATCGATCGCATGGCTCGTACATCCGTGCAGGTTTTGATCTTCGCTGTTGCTCTCGCGGTGACCGGATGCGGCGCGCAAGCGCCCGCCCACGTCGCCGACGCCGCCATCGAGATGGCGGCTCTCCAGGAGGTCGGGTTCGACGCCGGAGACGCCGGAGATGTCGGACCCGCCGCCTCGGACTCGCCCGGCGTGCGGCCTCGGGCCGTGCGGCGGCTGCTGCGGCAGAACACGCTGCACGGCGAGGTCGTGGTGCGGACCCGGGAGGGCGAGGACCGCACCATCGTGGTGCAGCGTGGTGAGGTCACCACCGCGGACGACAAGGGTTTCACCGTGAAGTCGTCCGACGGCTACGTGCTGACCTGGACCTTCGGTGACCCGCTGCGGGTGGCCCAGAATCGCGAGAAGACCGAGCGCAGCGCGGTGAAGGCGGGCGTGCAGGTGGGCGTCGGCGGGGTCCGTGACGGCTCGGCCGTCACGGCCCGGCTGATCATCGTGAAGTGAACCGACGCCCTTACTGGAGGAAGCTGCCGAACGGCGACAGCAGCAGTTTGCCGAGGCCGGTGGCGGTGTGGTCGAGACGGCGACGCTCCTTGTCGAGCGCGCTCAGATCGTGTCGGAGCGCCCAGATCTTCTGGGCGTTGCGCCAGGCGACATTGCGCGTGTACTCCACCATCTCGCCCTGCCACCAGTCGTCCAGATCACCGTTCATCGTGTCGATGAGCAGCTGCCAACGGTCC of the Actinoplanes sichuanensis genome contains:
- a CDS encoding response regulator transcription factor → MTDAPGRGLVLVVEDERPIADLVRLYLSREGFGVHVERDGPAGLAAARRLRPVACILDIALPGLDGTEICRRLRADGDWTPVIFLTARDDEVDRILGLELGGDDYVTKPFSPRELVTRVKALLRRAAVAGETDRVRTLGPLTLDPGRRAVTVDGAPLVLTATEFDLLAHLLGRPGRVFTREELLAAVWGYASHAGTRTVDVHVAQVRAKLGPSAGLIRTVRGVGYTADA
- a CDS encoding HAMP domain-containing sensor histidine kinase, which translates into the protein MRDFFRTLTGRAVLVTAATAVVAVIVTALVAVPIAIRSVNTQIRAELMDKTVLAVESLTDERPAARKRITDRLRAQDIEIYLIRNGRIDREGLPPRVVRRVLDGETVDIRGPVGGRPSFIAGRPLPGAAAGVILTRRVASGVALRVLSGVWVALVAGLLGGVLAGALLARFVVRPIGLAAAAAGRLSAGDRSVRIARAGPAEAVRLADAFNQLASALQTSEGRERDFLLSVSHELRTPLATIRGYAEALADGVITGDDTTAAGSTVLAEAQRLDRLISDLLVLSRLEAADLPLDVTDVELGDLVRQAGQAWAARCADGGPTLTVEIPDMPVVVGTDPGRIRQVLDGLCENALRVVPAGAPLVLAVRPGDQGGIIEVRDGGPGFTDDDLAVAFERGELNRRYRGVRKVGSGLGLALAARLVTRLGGRITAAHAPEGGAMFRVELPYRPAGSSPSPPP